The Xiphophorus couchianus chromosome 6, X_couchianus-1.0, whole genome shotgun sequence genomic interval GACTTTTCTTGTTCCAGCTGCTTCCGTATCTTCTCAAGCTCATGAATGTTCTTTCCTCCCTCACCAATTTGCTCAGTGAGATCAGATATTTCCTCTAAAATGTAATTGACACAATATGTTAATTCTACTTTGTAATGAATTTGTCTGATGTTTTATTGATGAACAACCAACCTTGTAAGTTCTTGTTCTCCCTTTTCATCGTCTCCAGATGTTCGAGAGACTCTTCATAAGAGTTTTTAAGTTTGAAGAGTTCGGTGCTCAGAGATCTGGCTTCTTTCTGAGAACTCTCCAACTCACACTGAGACTCTTCATACTTCTGTTTCCACTCAGACAAGACCTAAAAAAATGATGGAGATGTAAGTATTTTCTCTTTAGGTGTGGTAAGTTCATACAGCAGTCTCTGTATTTTTCAACCTTGTCAAAGTTCCTTTGCTTCTTgtccagagcagcagcagcagcattagACCTCTCCACATCCACCATGAGATCTTCAATCTCATTCTGCAGCCTGTGTTTGGTCTTCTCCAGAGAGGAGCACTTGGCATTCACTGCTTCAACAGCCTCCTCAGCCTCCTGCAGACGCTGAGCCAGCTTCTTCCTGGATTATTGAAGAATCCAGGAATGAGATTGGCTGCTTTCAAAACTTTGTACAGTCACTGAAATTCAAATGTGCTGTACTCACTTGGCTTCTTCCAGTTCCTCGGTTCTCTGGATGGCATCAGTTTCATACTTGGTTCTCCACTGAGCCACCTCAGAGTTGGCCTTGGACATGCTGCGCTGCAGTTCAGCCTTggcttcctgctcctcctcgTACTGCTCCCTGAGGAGGTCACAGTCATGGCGAGCAGACTGTACCGCATGGGCTAATGCATTCTTGGCCTGAAAAAAAGCATATTAAAGGATATAGTTACTGTCaataaatcatctttattttatgGAGTCTCTTGGTTCCCACTTACCTTGATTTCCTCTTCCAGTTGTCTTTTGAGGTCTTCAATTTGTTGTGTGTACGACTGCTTTCCTCTGGTGAGTTGAGACACTAAGGAATCCTTTTCCTCAAGCTGCCTTATAAGTTCACCTGagaatgaatttaaaaattagGTTTTCAATTGATAAAGTTTATATATGCTGTTCAAGAGGTTTAAAGTGCATGTTTATaccattttcagtttgaagctTAGCTTTCTGCATGGTGAAGTCATTGATGGTACGCTGTCCCTCTTCTGATTTGGTTTTATATTCATTCAGCTGATCCTCAAGAGACCGACACATTTTCTCCAAATTGTTCTGAAAGAAAGTAAATACAAGTATGAATAATCATCACTATGTGGGACAAGACAAGAGTAATATTTTCAgccaacaacaagaaaacattgggttacttaatatttagcttaccTTGGCCTTGACAATCTGCTCCATATTGGAGACCACATCATCCAGCTCCAGTCTAAGCTCgctcttctccttctccagcttCTGCTTGACTCTCTGCAGGTTGTCGATCTGTTCTCCCAGATCAGCAACAGTGTCGGATTGTTTCTTCCTGAGAGTGGCAGTGGTGGCTTCATGGTGCAGGGTGGCCTCTTCGAGGTCTCTGCGGAGTTTCTGGAACTCGGCCTCCCTCTTCTTGTTCATCTCAATCTGGGTGGCTGTGGCTCCTCCAGCCTCCTCCAGTCTCTCACTGATCTCCTCTAACTCTCTAGCCAAGTCTGCTCTCTGCTTCTCCACCTTGGCTCGAGCAGCTCGTTCTGCTTCAAGCTCTTCCTCCAGCTCTTCAATGCGGGCCTAGAACAAAAGGATTAAGGTTGcatatgcatttaaaaacacacagtccttgttaatattttgtctGGTGAGAAGTTTCACCTGTAGCTCCTTCAGTTTCTTCTGGAGCTGAGCACTCATTGCTTGTTCATCCTCTATTTTTCCATTGAGTTGGCTTATTTCAAAATCTTTCCTATGGATGATAAAAGGTACAATGTATAAAATGATGCCTACTTAGAAAGTAGCTAGTGTTTTTCATATGGGCTTCTTACTTTTTCAGCCTCTCTTCAAGTTGCTGCTTGTCATTTTCTAAGTCCATGATACTTTCTTGAGCCAACTTTAAGTCTCCCTCAAGCTTTCGCTTGGCTCTCTCAAGGTCCATTCgtattttcttctcttgttcTAAGGATCCTTCAAGCTGCAGAGAGACAGGCAAATAATCATTTGTAGTCAAATAAACATAATACAGGATTCAGTTGTAGTGTTTTAGATCTTACATCGTCCACTTGCTGCTCCAGCTTCGTCTTGGCTTTGGTCAGAGTGTTGACTTTGTCTTCCTCACTCTGCAGGTCATCCAGGGTTTGTTGATGAGCTTCCTGTAaagcttttttctcctttgtgaGCTTGGCGATGATTTCGTCCAAAGCAGCCATCTCCTCTGTCAGGTTCTTGACCTAGAGGCCAAAAGGTTTTCAGTGTGTACCAATGGTATTTGCCATGTGTTTTGGTGTAATTGTTGGTCATTGTGGTACCTTGTTCTCTGTAGCgtgtttctctttctccacCTTTGCCAGAGTTAGCTCTAAGTCGTCAATGTCCTTCTTTAACTCAGAGCATTCAtcctccagcttcctcttcTTTGCAGTCAGTTCAGCATTcatctcctcctcatcctccagTCTTTCTGTCAACTCCTTGATTTTTGCTTCCAGTTGAATCTTACTCTTGATCAGACCCTCACACCGTTCCTCAGCATCAGACAGATTATCTTGCTCCTTTTgtcaaaagaaattaatatGCTTTACAGAATGGTTATCATAAATTATGTTCAGacattaaaatgacagtttcaaCATACAGTTTGGACTTGGAGCTGCAGGTCGTTCTTCTCTTGGAGAAGAGAGACCATTTTCTCCTCTAGTTCCTTCCTACGGGCTTCTGATTTTGCATAAGCCTCCTTGAGTTTGGTAAACTCCTCCTTCATGTTGGCCATCTCCTTCTCAGTCTCAGCTGATTTCAACAGAGGTTTGATCTTGAAGTACAACTTCATCCAGGGCCAATTCTTGACCCCCATGAAGGCACGGATGTTCCACTGAATCACAAGTAGTGCATCCCTGTGTGCAACATTTTGTATTAACGCACTGCTGAAATGTTGTGAAACTATTACTATTTTATATTGCATTGCATATCTTTTATACTGCGCAATATTTGTTTCTCACTTTCTTCATATAAGTTATAACATTGTAAGTCCttctaaatcagtttatttaaaattaacatttgtaCTTGATTTTTATTACCTGCGTTCTACAATCTTCTGGAATTCTATTCTTGCAAGAACACCTCTTGATCTTGCCTGGATCCTCGTTATAATGAGAGCTAGACGGTCATCTCTCATCTCTTCCAGTAGACCGAGGAGCCCAGCTTTGAAGAACacctaatttatttaaacatgtagATACTTAGTCATGTATGGGAGTTTTCATGTTTAAGATTCTGGCTCATTTAAACTTTCTAAGTGTGTGATTAGGTGTGATCTCAATATCGgatctaaatataaaacaaaaaaataaatcatttgaattGGCTAACTTTTACAGATATCTGACAAATGTTTACACAACATAGATTTACTTACCTTGGTGTGACCCAATTTATACTGGTTATGATCGATATCTAGGGAACCTAGAAGCTTCTCTGAAGCCTTCTTGTTATCGATAAACTGTCCCTCAGGTATGGCATTTGGGTTTAAGATGCGGTATCTAACAAAAGTAAAAGATCACTTGCGTAATTTCTTTGGAATAAAATGCTCAACTTCAACTACCACTCATATTGAGGTTTGTTAAATGgtattcaaatattttgtaaaacccAATGAACTTCAATTCAACAATAGAATTTATGAAGAAAGACATACTCAAAGAATATAAACAGTCTTGGACAAATAAAAGTTGGAAAAGAGTTTTTTAGGTCCTTTCACTTTGAAGCAACACGTACttaataaacttttttgtaGACCAGTGTCTTTTGTAATCAACTAAGAGAAGTTTGATTTATGTAAATTATGTTCAAAATGCAATATTTGTAACAAATACATCCAAATAtggtcatttttgttctttagcATTTCTATGTCTGACTTCTAATCAACAGCAAACCTCTGCTTGAAGTCTCCATAGAGGATCCTGTTAGGGAAGCCTTTCCTACAGATCCTGATGCCTTCCAGGACACCGTTACAGCGCAGCTGGTGCATCACCAGAGGGTTCTCCATGGCCCCAGGAGTCTTGGTCTCATTGGGAATGATGCAGCGCACAAAGTGGGGGTGGGTAGACCTCAGGTTGGTCATCAACTTATTCAGGTTCTCCTGAAAGCACATATTTATTGTCAATAGGTTTCTCACATCCATGTAGATGGTgtcttttagatattttatgactgttaaaatcaaaataatcttACCCTGTGCAGGGCAGACACAGTTTGGAAAGATGAACCTTTCTTTTTAGTCCCACCTTTGCCCTTTCCTCCAGATTCCTGAACTAAAAGTTATTAATACAGTATTAAATAGaaggaataataaaaaccatATGTAGatatattgttttcaaatgacccagttgaaataaagcaaaaatgcacatttctgcattttctccATGTCATACTTATTACCTATCCACCCATTGTTTAAATTGGTGATCTCCATAGCAACTCACAATGTTCATGCTGACACAGAGGAACAAATATGCTAACATCTACTGCTGCCCAGACATTTATCAACAGTTTAGAGTACTTTATTTTttgactttaaactttttttatgatttatttcatACCACATCTCCATGTTTTAGCACCATGAATGATGATGAATCAAACTATCATGTTTACATATATTTGGGTGCCTAAAGTTGAGTTAATATCATTTAGTTAGATTCGTTAGTTACCatataataattttgttgtcTGATGGAATTCTGCGTGAATGGTCACATGACAAATACGTTTCACGTTTGAGTTTGATTCATTATTAAGATCTTTACAAGCAAAATGGAACCAAAAAACCGTATATGTCCTTATATAAAGGGTCATCTACTAGGCTCCcttatttaataataacatGTGTTTTAAAAGGAGTAACTCATACCTGACTAAATACATACCTGAATCAGCTCCTGCATAATTTGCAAAGAGAATACCAAGCAGCTTGAGTGTAGACTTCTGGTACAGCCCAACAACAGTCTCATTCAGAGGATCCTTGTTCTTCACCAGCCAATTGTTGATATTATAGTCAACAGTTCCAGCATAGTGAACCAGGGCAAAATGTGCCTCTGGTTTGCCTTTGACAATCCTGGGTTTCTGGAAGTTGTTTGATTTTCCCAGATGATTGTCATAAAGCTTAGCTTTAAATGTAGCATCAGAGGCTTTGGGAAACATGCACTCCTCCTCGAGGATGGACATGATACCCATGGGCTGAAAGGGTAATAAAAGTGGTTTGAAACACAAATGACCTTTTACTTTCTCCATATTTTTGATATTCTGATTCTCACCTTTTCAATCAGGTCAATACAGGCCTGCAGATCCATACCAAAGTCAATGAAAGTCCATTCAATTCCTTCTTTCTTGTATTCTTCCTGCTCCAGCACAAACATGTGGTGGTTGAAGAACTGTTGCAGTTTTTCATTGGTGAAGTTGATGCACAGCTGCTCGAAGGTGTTGAACTGGAGAGATATTGAGagtaattaaaaatgaactCTTAGAATAAAAAACTCTGCAAGTATGCATTGATTCCTATCTAAACTCACATCAAAAATTTCAAACCCAGCAATGTCCAGCACTCCAATGAAGTACTGGCGAGGCTGCTTGGTGTCAAGAGACTGATTAATTCTCACCACCATCCAGAGGAACATCTTCTCATAAACTGCCTTAGACAGGGCTCCAACAGCATAGTACACCTCAATAAGGGCGTGACAAggacatttgttaaaactaagTAATGTGTCATCAAATGATACTCATAAAGCTTATATGTCTTTACCTGGGCAACATTTTGTCCCTTGGTGACCCACTCATTCCCCACTTTGACCCTTGGGTGACAGAGACCTTTGATGAGGTCAGCAGAGTTCAGGCCCATCAGATACGCTGCTTTGTCAGCATCTTTGGAGAATTAAGGGCATTAATATTATTCAAGGCTACCATCATTGTTTGAGCTTGGTAACACATGTTGTGTCATTGACTGTAAACGgtttaaaaagtagaaatgtcTTACCTTCGGTGCCATCAGCCTCTGCCTGCTCCTCTCTCTGCTTGTTCTTAAACTTCATGTTGCCATGATGCATAATAGCCCCAGTAAGCTTGTAcatactgtttttttcttcttgagtGAATCCCAGCACATCAAAAGCTTCCTGAGTAAGACATGTTACAGTGGTGAACTTTCTAGTTGACATTTagtgttgtttaaaaaatgtttgtcagaaTGCTCGTCTTACATCAGTAGCCATCAGCTCCTCAGAGTCATTGATGGA includes:
- the LOC114146202 gene encoding myosin-7; translated protein: MGDAAMAEFGTAAPFLRKSDRERLEAQTRPFDMKRECFVPDPEVEYVKATVQSRDGDKVTAETEFGKTVTVKECDVHPQNPPKFDKIEDMAMFTFLHEPAVLFNLKERYAAWMIYTYSGLFCVTVNPYKWLPVYNQEVVVAYRGKKRSEAPPHIFSISDNAYQYMLADRENQSILITGESGAGKTVNTKRVIQYFASIAAAPGVGKKDAASEKKGTLEDQIIQANPALEAFGNAKTIRNDNSSRFGKFIRIHFDNRGKLASADIETYLLEKSRVTYQLRAERDYHIFYQILSQVKPELLEMLLITNNPYDYAFISQGETTVASINDSEELMATDEAFDVLGFTQEEKNSMYKLTGAIMHHGNMKFKNKQREEQAEADGTEDADKAAYLMGLNSADLIKGLCHPRVKVGNEWVTKGQNVAQVYYAVGALSKAVYEKMFLWMVVRINQSLDTKQPRQYFIGVLDIAGFEIFDFNTFEQLCINFTNEKLQQFFNHHMFVLEQEEYKKEGIEWTFIDFGMDLQACIDLIEKPMGIMSILEEECMFPKASDATFKAKLYDNHLGKSNNFQKPRIVKGKPEAHFALVHYAGTVDYNINNWLVKNKDPLNETVVGLYQKSTLKLLGILFANYAGADSVQESGGKGKGGTKKKGSSFQTVSALHRENLNKLMTNLRSTHPHFVRCIIPNETKTPGAMENPLVMHQLRCNGVLEGIRICRKGFPNRILYGDFKQRYRILNPNAIPEGQFIDNKKASEKLLGSLDIDHNQYKLGHTKVFFKAGLLGLLEEMRDDRLALIITRIQARSRGVLARIEFQKIVERRDALLVIQWNIRAFMGVKNWPWMKLYFKIKPLLKSAETEKEMANMKEEFTKLKEAYAKSEARRKELEEKMVSLLQEKNDLQLQVQTEQDNLSDAEERCEGLIKSKIQLEAKIKELTERLEDEEEMNAELTAKKRKLEDECSELKKDIDDLELTLAKVEKEKHATENKVKNLTEEMAALDEIIAKLTKEKKALQEAHQQTLDDLQSEEDKVNTLTKAKTKLEQQVDDLEGSLEQEKKIRMDLERAKRKLEGDLKLAQESIMDLENDKQQLEERLKKKDFEISQLNGKIEDEQAMSAQLQKKLKELQARIEELEEELEAERAARAKVEKQRADLARELEEISERLEEAGGATATQIEMNKKREAEFQKLRRDLEEATLHHEATTATLRKKQSDTVADLGEQIDNLQRVKQKLEKEKSELRLELDDVVSNMEQIVKAKNNLEKMCRSLEDQLNEYKTKSEEGQRTINDFTMQKAKLQTENGELIRQLEEKDSLVSQLTRGKQSYTQQIEDLKRQLEEEIKAKNALAHAVQSARHDCDLLREQYEEEQEAKAELQRSMSKANSEVAQWRTKYETDAIQRTEELEEAKKKLAQRLQEAEEAVEAVNAKCSSLEKTKHRLQNEIEDLMVDVERSNAAAAALDKKQRNFDKVLSEWKQKYEESQCELESSQKEARSLSTELFKLKNSYEESLEHLETMKRENKNLQEEISDLTEQIGEGGKNIHELEKIRKQLEQEKSEIQTALEEAEASLEHEEGKILRVQLELNQIKADFERKLAEKEEEMEQVKRNQQRMVDTLQSSLESETRSRNEALRLKKKMEGDLNEMEIQLSQANRQAAEAQKQLKSVHAHLKDAQLQLDDALRGNDDMKENLAIVERRNNLLQAELEELRGALEQTERSRKLAEQELLDVSERVQLLHSQNTSLINQKKKLEGDIVQLQTEVEEAVQECRNAEEKAKKAITDAAMMAEELKKEQDTSAHLERMKKNMEQTIKDLQHRLDEAEQIAMKGGKKQVQKLEARVRELENEVESEQKKSSDAIKGVRKYERRIKELTYQTEEDRKNLARLQDLVDKLQLKVKSYKKSAEVAEEQANSNLTKFRKIQHELDEAEERADIAESQVNKLRAKSRDAGSKKGLDEE